A single Arachidicoccus sp. BS20 DNA region contains:
- a CDS encoding YtxH domain-containing protein, with protein MKDGQKFLSGFILGAAAGAVITTFLQGEKGKALVKNVKSNLKDAAGDLRESIENIDTTLEKWVNKGRSLIDEIRKKNNEEDVYDYEEIFS; from the coding sequence ATGAAAGACGGTCAGAAATTTTTGTCAGGTTTTATATTAGGTGCAGCCGCGGGAGCGGTAATTACCACGTTTTTACAGGGAGAAAAAGGCAAAGCACTTGTAAAAAATGTGAAGAGCAATCTTAAAGATGCAGCCGGCGACTTGCGGGAAAGCATCGAAAACATTGATACCACTTTGGAAAAATGGGTCAACAAAGGACGCAGCCTGATAGATGAAATCCGCAAAAAAAATAATGAAGAAGACGTATATGATTACGAGGAAATATTTTCATAA